Proteins from one Pseudomonas sp. KBS0710 genomic window:
- the edd gene encoding phosphogluconate dehydratase codes for MHPRVIEVTERLIARSRATREAYLALIRGAASDGPMRGKLQCANFAHGVAGCGTEDKNSLRMMNAANVAIVSSYNDMLSAHQPYEHFPEQIKKALREVGSVGQFAGGTPAMCDGVTQGEPGMELSLLSREVIAMSTAVALSHNMFDAALMLGICDKIVPGLMMGALRYGHLPMIFVPGGPMPSGISNKQKADVRQRYAEGKATREELLESEMKSYHSPGTCTFYGTANTNQLLMEVMGLHLPGASFVNPYTPLRDALTREAAHQVTRLTKASGDFTPIGEIVDEKSIVNSIVALNATGGSTNHTLHMPAIAMSAGIILTWQDMADLSEVVPTLSHVYPNGKADINHFQAAGGMSFLIRELLEAGLLHEDVNTVAGKGLSRYTQEPFLVDGELIWRDGPIESLDETILRPVARAFSPEGGLRVMEGNLGRGVMKVSAVAPEHQIVEAPAVVFQDQQDLADAFKAGQLEKDFVAVMRFQGPRSNGMPELHKMTPFLGVLQDRGFKVALVTDGRMSGASGKIPAAIHVNPEAQSGGPLARVKDGDIIRVDGVKGTLELKVDAEEFAARTPATGLLGNNVGAGRELFAFMRLAASSAEQGASAFTSALETLK; via the coding sequence ATGCATCCCCGCGTTATTGAGGTCACCGAACGGCTTATCGCCCGCAGTCGTGCAACCCGCGAGGCTTACCTTGCGCTCATTCGCGGCGCGGCCAGCGACGGCCCGATGCGCGGTAAGCTGCAATGCGCCAACTTTGCCCACGGCGTGGCCGGCTGCGGCACTGAAGATAAAAATAGTCTGCGCATGATGAATGCCGCCAACGTGGCAATTGTTTCCTCATATAACGACATGCTCTCGGCGCATCAGCCATACGAACATTTCCCCGAACAAATCAAAAAAGCCCTGCGCGAAGTCGGCTCGGTCGGCCAGTTCGCCGGCGGCACGCCCGCCATGTGCGACGGCGTCACCCAAGGCGAGCCGGGCATGGAGCTGAGCCTGCTGAGCCGCGAAGTGATTGCCATGTCGACGGCGGTAGCGCTGTCCCACAACATGTTCGATGCCGCGCTGATGCTGGGCATCTGCGACAAGATCGTGCCGGGCCTGATGATGGGCGCGTTGCGCTACGGCCATCTGCCGATGATCTTCGTACCGGGCGGCCCTATGCCGTCGGGCATCTCCAACAAGCAGAAAGCCGACGTGCGCCAGCGTTACGCCGAAGGCAAGGCCACCCGCGAAGAGCTGCTGGAATCGGAGATGAAGTCCTACCACAGCCCCGGCACCTGCACCTTTTACGGCACCGCCAACACCAACCAGTTGCTGATGGAAGTGATGGGCCTGCACCTGCCGGGCGCTTCGTTCGTCAACCCGTACACGCCGCTGCGCGATGCGCTGACCCGTGAAGCCGCGCACCAGGTCACGCGCCTGACCAAGGCCAGCGGTGACTTCACGCCGATTGGCGAGATCGTCGACGAGAAGTCCATCGTCAACTCCATCGTCGCCCTCAATGCGACCGGTGGTTCCACCAACCACACCCTGCACATGCCGGCCATCGCCATGTCGGCGGGCATCATCCTCACCTGGCAGGACATGGCCGACCTCTCCGAGGTGGTGCCGACCCTGTCCCACGTGTATCCAAACGGCAAAGCCGACATCAACCACTTCCAGGCAGCGGGCGGCATGTCGTTCCTGATCCGCGAACTGCTCGAAGCCGGCTTGCTCCACGAGGATGTGAACACTGTGGCGGGTAAGGGCCTGAGCCGCTACACCCAGGAACCGTTCCTGGTCGACGGCGAACTGATCTGGCGCGACGGCCCGATCGAAAGCCTCGACGAAACCATCCTGCGCCCCGTAGCCCGTGCATTCTCGCCCGAAGGCGGCTTGCGCGTGATGGAAGGCAACCTCGGCCGTGGCGTGATGAAGGTCTCGGCGGTGGCGCCGGAGCATCAGATCGTTGAAGCACCGGCGGTGGTGTTTCAGGATCAGCAGGATTTAGCCGATGCGTTCAAGGCCGGCCAGCTGGAAAAAGACTTTGTCGCGGTGATGCGCTTCCAGGGGCCGCGCTCCAACGGCATGCCTGAACTGCACAAGATGACCCCGTTCCTCGGCGTGTTGCAGGACCGTGGCTTCAAAGTCGCGTTGGTAACAGACGGGCGTATGTCCGGCGCCTCGGGTAAGATCCCCGCCGCGATTCACGTCAACCCCGAAGCCCAGAGCGGCGGGCCGCTGGCGCGGGTCAAAGATGGCGATATCATTCGCGTCGATGGCGTGAAGGGCACCTTGGAGCTTAAGGTGGACGCCGAAGAATTTGCAGCGCGCACGCCTGCCACGGGCCTGTTGGGCAACAACGTGGGGGCCGGTCGCGAGCTGTTTGCATTTATGCGCTTGGCCGCAAGCTCCGCAGAGCAGGGCGCCAGCGCCTTTACCTCTGCCTTGGAGACGCTTAAGTGA
- a CDS encoding glucokinase has product MKLALVGDIGGTNARFALWRDQELHSIRVHATADHHSPEEAIKVYLKEEGLEIGDIGAVCLSVAGPVSGDEFKFTNNHWRLNKTAFCKTLQVDELLLVNDFTAMALGMTRLKPDEFRVVCQGTPEPLRPAVVIGPGTGLGVGTLLDLGEGRYAALPGEGGHVDLPLSSPRETQLWQHIYSEIGHVSAETALSGGGLPRVYRAICAVDGHTPVLDTPEAITAAGLVGDPVAMEVLNQFSIWLGRVAGNNVLTTGGRGGVYIVGGVIPRFADFFINSGFAKSFSDKGCMSDYFKGIPVWLVTAPYSGLTGAGVALEQAFA; this is encoded by the coding sequence GTGAAGCTTGCGCTGGTCGGTGACATCGGTGGTACCAACGCCCGTTTTGCGTTGTGGCGGGATCAGGAACTGCATTCGATCCGCGTGCACGCCACCGCGGATCACCACAGCCCTGAGGAAGCCATCAAGGTTTACCTCAAGGAAGAAGGCCTGGAAATCGGGGACATCGGCGCGGTGTGCCTGTCAGTCGCGGGGCCGGTGAGTGGCGATGAATTTAAATTCACCAACAATCACTGGCGGCTGAACAAAACTGCGTTTTGCAAAACCTTGCAGGTCGATGAGCTGCTGCTGGTCAATGACTTCACGGCCATGGCCCTGGGCATGACGCGCCTCAAACCCGATGAATTTCGCGTGGTCTGCCAAGGCACGCCGGAGCCGTTGCGCCCCGCCGTGGTGATCGGCCCGGGCACTGGCCTGGGCGTGGGCACCTTGCTGGACTTGGGCGAAGGCCGTTATGCGGCGCTGCCGGGGGAGGGCGGCCATGTCGACCTGCCGCTGAGCAGCCCGCGTGAAACCCAGTTGTGGCAGCACATCTACAGCGAGATTGGCCACGTCAGCGCCGAGACCGCTTTGAGCGGTGGCGGCCTGCCCCGTGTGTACCGCGCCATTTGTGCGGTCGACGGGCACACGCCGGTGCTGGACACGCCCGAAGCCATTACGGCAGCGGGCCTGGTCGGCGACCCGGTGGCCATGGAAGTGTTGAACCAGTTCAGTATCTGGCTGGGTCGTGTGGCCGGTAACAACGTGCTGACCACCGGTGGGCGTGGTGGCGTGTACATCGTGGGCGGGGTGATTCCACGGTTTGCCGACTTCTTTATCAACAGTGGTTTTGCCAAAAGTTTCAGCGACAAGGGCTGCATGAGCGACTACTTCAAAGGCATTCCTGTGTGGTTGGTGACGGCGCCGTATTCCGGGTTGACCGGGGCCGGTGTCGCGCTTGAACAGGCTTTTGCGTAG
- a CDS encoding response regulator: protein MSVISKSILLVDDDQEIRELLQTYLSRAGFQVRGVPDGAGFRQAMNEAPCDLVILDVMLPDEDGFSLCRWIRQHPRQAQVPIIMLTASSDEADRVIGLELGADDYIGKPFSPRELQARIKALLRRAQFGQERTGGGDVLVFDEWRLDMISHRLFHVDGEEVILSGADFALLKLFLDHPQQILDRDTIGNATRGRDLMPLDRIVDMAVSRLRQRLRDTDKPPRLIRTVRGSGYQLAASVVAGNAH from the coding sequence GTGAGCGTAATCAGTAAATCGATTCTCCTCGTCGACGACGACCAGGAAATCCGCGAATTGCTGCAGACCTACCTCAGTCGCGCCGGTTTCCAGGTGCGTGGCGTGCCGGATGGCGCGGGGTTCCGTCAGGCGATGAACGAGGCGCCATGCGACCTGGTTATCCTTGATGTGATGTTGCCGGACGAAGACGGTTTCAGCCTCTGCCGCTGGATTCGCCAGCACCCGCGGCAGGCGCAGGTGCCGATCATCATGCTCACCGCCAGTTCCGACGAAGCCGACCGTGTGATCGGCCTGGAGCTGGGCGCCGACGACTATATCGGCAAGCCCTTCAGCCCCCGCGAGCTGCAAGCGCGGATCAAAGCCTTGCTGCGCCGCGCCCAGTTTGGCCAGGAGCGCACGGGCGGCGGCGACGTTCTGGTGTTCGATGAATGGCGCCTGGACATGATCAGCCATCGCCTGTTTCACGTGGACGGCGAAGAGGTGATTCTCTCCGGCGCCGACTTTGCCTTGCTCAAGCTGTTTCTCGATCACCCGCAACAGATTCTCGACCGCGACACCATCGGCAACGCCACCCGTGGCCGCGACCTGATGCCGTTGGACCGTATCGTCGACATGGCCGTGAGCCGCCTGCGCCAACGCCTGCGCGATACCGATAAACCTCCAAGGCTGATCCGCACGGTGCGTGGCAGCGGTTATCAACTGGCAGCCAGCGTGGTTGCCGGCAATGCCCACTGA
- a CDS encoding ATP-binding protein, which translates to MPRSLLGRMLLLTLLVVLFAQALSSVIWVSQLRATQLEGLVTSARSLAHSMTASVSYFRSLPVAYRPLVLDQLRSMGGTRFVVTLNDRPLDMQILPQTPRKQAVLQAVDEVLRQTLGSDVLISVEFVSAEDLRIFNAGLKLDELPRSWAHYALTLEPVNPPVLVTQIQLAPGEWLYIASLLPEPYTSLEEQGLPSQQVWFIVLTSGFLLLFIGLLVHWQSRPLKRLARAARDMSLGADVEPVAEGGGSEVVEVGRAFNAMRERISRYLTERSQLFSAISHDLRTPITRLRLRVELLEDENLQAKFGRDLDELELLVKGALQCVKDTDIHENIEPVDLNHVLDCLVEPYLAPNGNGRITQHGRALTPYPGKPLALKRCIGNLIDNALKYGQNAHLHIEDDGVEFILHVDDEGPGVPEQRLEQVFEPHFRLAGQQQGYGLGLGIARNIAHSHGGEVSLQNLREGGLRVTLQLPRTLD; encoded by the coding sequence GTGCCGCGCTCACTGCTGGGGCGCATGTTACTGCTGACCTTGCTGGTGGTGCTGTTTGCCCAGGCGCTGTCCAGCGTGATCTGGGTTTCGCAGTTGCGCGCCACCCAGCTCGAAGGCCTGGTGACCAGCGCGCGCAGCCTGGCGCATTCGATGACGGCCAGCGTGAGTTATTTCCGTTCGCTGCCGGTTGCCTATCGCCCGTTGGTGCTCGACCAACTGCGCAGCATGGGCGGCACGCGTTTTGTGGTGACCCTCAACGACCGCCCACTGGACATGCAGATTTTGCCGCAGACTCCGCGCAAGCAGGCGGTGCTGCAGGCCGTGGACGAAGTGCTGCGCCAGACCCTGGGCAGCGACGTGCTTATCTCGGTGGAATTCGTCAGTGCCGAGGACCTGCGTATTTTCAACGCGGGCCTCAAGCTCGATGAGCTGCCGCGTTCCTGGGCACATTACGCCCTGACCCTGGAGCCGGTGAACCCGCCGGTGCTGGTCACACAGATCCAGCTGGCACCCGGCGAATGGTTGTACATCGCCTCGCTGCTGCCCGAGCCTTACACCAGTTTGGAAGAGCAAGGCCTGCCGTCGCAGCAAGTGTGGTTTATCGTGCTGACCAGCGGTTTCCTGTTGCTGTTTATCGGCCTGCTGGTGCACTGGCAAAGCCGGCCGCTCAAGCGCCTGGCCCGCGCAGCGCGGGACATGTCCCTGGGCGCCGACGTAGAGCCGGTTGCCGAAGGCGGCGGCAGCGAAGTGGTGGAAGTGGGCCGTGCGTTTAATGCCATGCGCGAACGTATCAGCCGCTACCTCACCGAGCGCAGCCAACTGTTCAGCGCGATTTCCCACGATTTACGCACGCCGATCACGCGCCTGCGCCTGCGCGTGGAGTTGCTTGAGGACGAAAACCTGCAAGCCAAATTCGGCCGCGACCTGGATGAGTTGGAATTGCTGGTCAAGGGCGCGCTGCAATGCGTCAAAGATACCGACATCCACGAGAACATCGAGCCGGTCGACCTCAATCACGTGCTCGATTGCCTGGTGGAACCGTACCTGGCGCCGAACGGTAACGGCCGCATCACTCAGCACGGCCGGGCGCTGACCCCCTATCCGGGCAAACCGCTGGCGCTCAAGCGCTGCATCGGCAACTTGATCGACAATGCCTTGAAATACGGGCAGAACGCGCATTTGCATATCGAGGACGATGGCGTGGAGTTCATCCTGCATGTGGATGACGAAGGTCCGGGTGTACCGGAGCAGCGTTTGGAGCAAGTCTTCGAGCCGCACTTTCGCTTGGCCGGCCAGCAGCAGGGTTATGGCTTGGGCCTGGGCATCGCGCGCAACATTGCCCACAGCCATGGTGGGGAAGTGAGTTTGCAGAATTTGCGCGAGGGTGGTTTGCGGGTGACCCTCCAGTTGCCCCGAACTCTGGACTAA
- a CDS encoding AraC family transcriptional regulator yields the protein MSSPETKPMPLDAEMEKQRAELASIVHRHTWEDGSYGTAITSLYLNRHNTPRDFMPVLVEPALCILASGSKEVRLADEIFAYDPLNYLVFSVAMPVAGRIIDATPQDPNLSVRINIDPAQLTALIAEAGPMGVPSRPTSRGMYVDRIDNQLLDAVLRLARLLDTPKDIAMLAPLINREILYRLLRGPQGYRLYEIAVANSQSHRVSQAIKWLNGNFELPLRIDDLAKEVNLSVSTLHHRFKAITAMSPLQYQKQLRLQEARRLMIAEGLEASAAGYRVGYESPSQFSREYSRLFGAPPLRDLARLRQSI from the coding sequence ATGTCGTCGCCCGAAACCAAGCCAATGCCCCTCGATGCCGAGATGGAAAAACAACGCGCCGAGCTGGCCAGCATTGTTCACCGTCATACCTGGGAAGATGGCTCCTACGGCACGGCAATTACCTCGCTGTATCTGAACCGCCACAACACGCCCCGCGATTTCATGCCGGTATTGGTCGAACCCGCCTTGTGCATCCTGGCCAGCGGCAGCAAAGAAGTGCGCCTGGCCGACGAAATCTTTGCCTACGACCCGCTTAATTATCTGGTGTTTTCGGTGGCGATGCCGGTCGCCGGGCGGATCATCGACGCCACGCCGCAAGACCCCAACCTGTCGGTGCGCATCAACATCGACCCGGCCCAGCTCACCGCGCTGATCGCCGAGGCGGGCCCGATGGGCGTGCCCTCGCGGCCGACATCGCGTGGCATGTACGTTGATCGCATCGACAACCAGTTGCTCGACGCCGTGCTGCGCCTGGCGCGCCTGCTGGACACACCCAAAGATATCGCGATGCTCGCGCCGCTCATCAATCGCGAGATTCTCTATCGGTTGTTACGTGGCCCGCAGGGTTATCGGCTGTATGAAATCGCCGTGGCCAACAGTCAGAGCCATCGCGTGAGCCAGGCCATCAAATGGTTGAACGGCAACTTCGAACTGCCGCTGCGCATTGATGACCTGGCCAAGGAAGTGAACCTCAGTGTTTCGACCTTGCACCATCGCTTCAAGGCGATTACGGCGATGAGTCCGCTGCAATACCAGAAGCAGTTGCGCCTGCAGGAAGCACGGCGATTGATGATTGCCGAAGGGCTGGAAGCGTCGGCAGCGGGGTATCGGGTGGGGTATGAGAGCCCGTCGCAGTTCAGCCGTGAGTACAGCCGGTTATTCGGCGCGCCACCGCTGCGGGATCTGGCCCGGCTGCGCCAGAGTATCTGA
- a CDS encoding antibiotic biosynthesis monooxygenase family protein, which produces MSTPIPASHMAFIRARTGCSTELGARLSSLIEPGRQAQGCLQFSLQHSQIDPDVWLVSGFWSSEQAMSAYFSSPALMIFTELLNDMVVRSMDFQTFTDASAAHAYGEYLQLAG; this is translated from the coding sequence ATGTCCACCCCCATTCCCGCGAGCCATATGGCCTTTATCCGTGCCCGTACCGGGTGCAGCACCGAACTCGGTGCACGCTTGAGCAGTTTGATCGAACCGGGCCGTCAGGCTCAGGGTTGCCTGCAATTCTCGTTGCAGCATTCCCAGATCGATCCCGATGTATGGCTGGTCTCGGGCTTCTGGAGCAGCGAGCAGGCGATGAGCGCCTACTTCAGTTCCCCTGCCTTGATGATCTTCACTGAGCTGTTGAACGACATGGTAGTGCGCAGCATGGACTTCCAGACCTTCACCGACGCATCCGCCGCACACGCTTACGGTGAGTACCTGCAACTGGCCGGTTAG
- a CDS encoding flavin reductase family protein has translation MSDDIHFYEPANGHGLPHDPFNAIVGPRPIGWISSHDGEGRLNLAPYSFFNAFNYIPPIIGFSSVGRKDSLNNIEQTGEFVWNLATRPLAEQMNQSCAAVSPDVNEFELSGLTPVASKIVAVPRVGESPVSFECKVTQIIQLQRADKELVPSWLVLGEVVAVHIAKWLLKDGVYDTAAAEPILRGGGPADYFQLGPEALFKMYRPGATKP, from the coding sequence ATGTCCGACGATATCCATTTCTACGAACCCGCCAACGGCCACGGCCTGCCCCATGATCCGTTCAATGCCATCGTAGGGCCACGGCCGATTGGCTGGATTTCGTCACACGACGGCGAGGGCCGCCTGAACCTGGCGCCCTACAGTTTCTTTAACGCGTTCAATTACATTCCGCCGATCATTGGGTTTTCCAGTGTCGGGCGCAAAGACAGCCTGAACAACATCGAACAGACCGGCGAGTTCGTGTGGAACCTGGCAACCCGCCCGCTGGCCGAGCAGATGAACCAGAGCTGCGCGGCCGTATCGCCAGACGTGAATGAATTCGAGTTATCCGGCCTGACGCCGGTGGCCTCGAAAATCGTCGCGGTGCCACGGGTGGGCGAAAGCCCGGTGTCGTTTGAATGCAAGGTGACGCAGATCATTCAGCTGCAGCGTGCTGACAAAGAATTGGTGCCGAGCTGGCTGGTGCTCGGTGAGGTCGTTGCCGTGCACATTGCCAAGTGGCTGCTCAAGGATGGGGTTTACGACACGGCGGCCGCTGAGCCGATTTTGCGTGGTGGTGGGCCGGCGGATTACTTCCAGCTGGGGCCGGAGGCGTTGTTCAAAATGTATCGCCCAGGCGCCACAAAACCCTGA
- a CDS encoding MFS transporter produces MDNSNALPLGSAAVPAKERTTSSRIKSIFSGSVGNMVEWYDWYVYAAFSLYFAKTFFPAGDSTAQLMNTAAIFAVGFIMRPIGGWLMGLYADYKGRKAALMFSVLLMCFGSLLIALTPGYDTIGIGAPILLVFARLLQGLSVGGEYGTSATYLSEMATKERRGFFSSFQYVTLISGQLIALAVLIVLQQVLTTEQLYAWGWRIPFAIGALCAVVALFLRRGMEETESFTKKEKAKESAMRTLMRHPKEVMTVVGLTMGGTLAFYTYTTYMQKYLVNTVGMSISDSTTISAATLFLFMCLQPLVGGLSDKVGRRPILIAFGILGTLFTVPILTTLHTIQSWWGAFFLIMAALIIVSGYTSINAVVKAELFPTEIRALGVGLPYALTVSIFGGTAEVIALWFKNIGMETGYYWYVTACIAVSLVVYVTMKDTRKHSRITTD; encoded by the coding sequence ATGGATAACTCCAACGCCCTGCCTCTGGGGTCGGCGGCTGTGCCGGCTAAAGAGCGCACCACTTCCAGCCGCATCAAATCGATCTTCAGTGGCTCCGTCGGCAATATGGTCGAGTGGTACGACTGGTACGTCTACGCCGCTTTCTCGCTGTACTTCGCCAAGACCTTCTTCCCCGCCGGCGACTCCACCGCGCAGTTGATGAACACCGCTGCCATCTTTGCCGTGGGCTTTATCATGCGCCCGATCGGTGGCTGGCTGATGGGCCTGTATGCCGACTACAAAGGGCGCAAGGCAGCGTTGATGTTCTCGGTATTGCTGATGTGCTTCGGCTCGCTGCTGATCGCGCTGACGCCGGGCTACGACACCATCGGCATCGGCGCGCCGATCCTGCTGGTGTTTGCACGTTTGCTGCAGGGTCTGTCGGTCGGTGGCGAGTACGGCACCTCGGCCACTTACCTGAGTGAGATGGCGACCAAAGAGCGTCGCGGCTTCTTCTCCAGCTTCCAGTACGTGACCCTGATCTCCGGCCAGCTCATTGCCCTGGCGGTATTGATCGTGCTGCAACAAGTGCTGACCACCGAGCAGCTGTATGCCTGGGGCTGGCGCATCCCGTTCGCCATCGGCGCGCTGTGCGCGGTGGTCGCGTTGTTCCTGCGTCGCGGCATGGAAGAAACCGAGTCGTTCACCAAGAAGGAAAAAGCCAAGGAAAGCGCAATGCGCACCTTGATGCGTCACCCCAAGGAAGTGATGACCGTGGTCGGCCTGACCATGGGCGGCACCCTGGCCTTCTACACCTACACCACCTACATGCAGAAATATCTGGTGAACACGGTCGGCATGAGCATCTCCGACTCCACCACCATTTCGGCCGCCACACTGTTCCTGTTCATGTGCCTGCAACCGCTGGTTGGCGGGCTGTCGGACAAGGTTGGCCGCCGGCCGATCCTGATCGCCTTCGGCATCCTCGGCACCCTGTTCACCGTGCCGATCCTCACCACCCTGCACACCATCCAAAGCTGGTGGGGTGCGTTCTTCCTGATCATGGCGGCGCTGATCATCGTCAGCGGCTATACCTCGATCAACGCGGTGGTGAAAGCTGAACTGTTCCCAACCGAGATCCGTGCGCTGGGCGTGGGCCTGCCGTATGCGCTGACTGTGTCGATCTTCGGCGGTACGGCTGAAGTGATTGCGCTGTGGTTCAAGAACATCGGCATGGAGACGGGTTACTACTGGTATGTGACTGCATGTATCGCGGTGTCGCTGGTGGTTTACGTGACCATGAAAGACACGCGTAAACACTCGCGTATCACCACCGATTAA
- a CDS encoding sigma-54 dependent transcriptional regulator translates to MLNAVIVVDDEASIRTAVEQWLSLSGFAVQLFSRAEECLAQLPKDFPGVILSDVRMPGLSGLELLAEVQRRDADLPVILLTGHGDVPMAVEAMRDGAYDFLEKPFSPDALLNSLRRALDKRGLILENRRLHQQADHRAQLESSLLGVSRGLQTLRRQVLDLASLPVNVLIRGETGSGKELVARCLHDFGPRAKKPFVALNCAAIPEQLFEAELFGHESGAFTGAQGKRIGKLEYAHGGTLFLDEIESMPLAQQVKLLRVLQEQKLERLGSNQSIHVDLRIIAATKPDLLEEARAGRFREDLAYRLNVAQLRLPPLRERREDIPLLFDHFAQSAGERLGRSVEPLSGAQLGRLLSHDWPGNVRELANVAERQVLGLGEPEPEGIEAGQSLAAQQEAFEAHCLKAALTRHKGDIKAVLAELQLPRRTFNEKMQRHGLVREMFL, encoded by the coding sequence ATGTTGAACGCGGTGATTGTGGTGGATGACGAGGCGAGTATTCGCACCGCCGTCGAGCAATGGTTGAGCCTGTCGGGGTTTGCGGTGCAGCTGTTCAGCCGCGCCGAAGAATGCCTGGCGCAACTGCCCAAGGATTTTCCCGGGGTGATCTTGAGCGACGTGCGCATGCCCGGCCTCAGCGGCCTGGAGCTGCTGGCCGAAGTGCAGCGGCGTGACGCCGACTTGCCGGTGATCTTGCTCACCGGCCATGGCGATGTGCCGATGGCCGTGGAAGCCATGCGCGACGGTGCCTACGACTTCCTGGAAAAGCCCTTCAGCCCGGACGCACTGCTCAACAGCCTGCGCCGCGCCTTGGACAAACGCGGGCTGATCCTGGAAAACCGTCGACTGCACCAACAGGCTGACCATCGGGCGCAGTTGGAGTCGAGCCTTTTGGGCGTGTCGCGTGGTTTACAGACCCTGCGTCGCCAAGTACTGGACCTGGCCAGCTTGCCGGTCAATGTGCTGATTCGTGGCGAAACCGGCAGCGGCAAAGAACTGGTCGCCCGTTGCCTGCATGATTTTGGCCCACGGGCCAAAAAGCCCTTTGTCGCACTCAACTGCGCAGCGATCCCCGAGCAGCTGTTTGAAGCCGAGTTGTTTGGCCACGAAAGCGGCGCGTTCACCGGCGCTCAGGGCAAACGCATCGGCAAGCTGGAGTATGCCCACGGCGGCACGCTGTTCCTGGATGAAATCGAAAGCATGCCGTTGGCTCAGCAGGTCAAACTGTTGCGGGTATTGCAGGAACAGAAACTGGAGCGGCTGGGCTCCAACCAAAGTATTCATGTGGACTTGCGCATCATTGCCGCCACCAAGCCCGACTTGCTCGAAGAGGCCCGCGCCGGGCGTTTTCGCGAAGACCTGGCCTACCGTTTGAACGTTGCGCAACTGCGCCTGCCGCCCTTGCGCGAGCGCCGCGAAGATATCCCGCTATTGTTCGACCACTTTGCCCAAAGTGCTGGCGAGCGCCTGGGCCGCAGCGTCGAACCGTTGAGCGGTGCGCAACTGGGGCGCCTGCTCAGCCATGACTGGCCGGGCAATGTGCGCGAACTGGCCAACGTCGCCGAGCGCCAGGTGTTGGGCCTGGGTGAACCGGAGCCGGAAGGCATTGAGGCCGGGCAATCCCTGGCGGCGCAGCAGGAAGCTTTCGAAGCGCATTGCCTCAAGGCTGCGTTGACGCGGCACAAAGGCGATATCAAGGCGGTGCTGGCCGAGCTGCAACTGCCGCGTCGCACCTTCAATGAAAAGATGCAGCGGCATGGGTTGGTGCGGGAGATGTTTCTGTAG